A window of uncultured Litoreibacter sp. contains these coding sequences:
- a CDS encoding CPBP family glutamic-type intramembrane protease, protein MLRWAEFLVFFVGVPVGIAVLLPPSMMFPALFAVTFVGLVLLGFTSGFRWRSLLEGWSRISWGLILGVAIATFVASYAVLWWFAPERLFQLFGDGAPRMWGGYSVIWVIALFYPFVSALPQEIVFRPLFFRRYGALFSGGGLWINAAIFSLAHLMYWSWVVAVMTFFGGLLFAWSYERRGNFPEAVVAHSVAGVVLFAVGMGTYFYSGNVVRPF, encoded by the coding sequence ATGCTGCGCTGGGCCGAATTTCTTGTTTTCTTTGTGGGGGTTCCCGTGGGCATCGCGGTGCTGCTGCCGCCGTCGATGATGTTCCCGGCGCTGTTTGCGGTGACCTTTGTGGGGCTGGTTTTGCTGGGGTTTACGTCCGGTTTCCGGTGGCGGTCGCTGCTGGAAGGCTGGTCGCGCATATCGTGGGGGCTGATTTTGGGGGTCGCAATTGCGACCTTTGTGGCCAGCTACGCCGTGTTGTGGTGGTTCGCGCCGGAGCGGCTGTTCCAGTTGTTTGGCGATGGCGCGCCGCGCATGTGGGGCGGGTATTCGGTGATCTGGGTGATCGCGCTGTTCTACCCGTTTGTATCAGCCCTGCCGCAGGAGATTGTGTTCAGGCCGCTGTTTTTCCGCCGCTACGGGGCGCTGTTTTCGGGTGGCGGGCTGTGGATCAACGCGGCGATATTTTCATTGGCGCATCTGATGTATTGGAGCTGGGTCGTCGCGGTGATGACCTTTTTCGGTGGGCTGTTATTTGCGTGGAGCTATGAGCGGCGGGGGAACTTCCCGGAGGCGGTGGTGGCACATTCGGTGGCGGGCGTGGTGCTGTTTGCCGTGGGGATGGGGACGTATTTCTATTCAGGGAATGTGGTTCGTCCATTCTGA